From the Thomasclavelia ramosa DSM 1402 genome, the window TTTGAATATGTGATTCTAATAACTCTTTGAACTCATGTGCTTTGGTCGTGAGAACGATCTTTTTTAATCGTGCGTCATAATCAACACTTACCCGTTTTACAAAACCATTACCTTCTAAGCATTGTAATAAACCCGTTGCTGTTGAACGGCGAATATTGAAAGTTGCTTCGATATCTTTTTGAAAAATATCTTTATCTTGATGATCATACAAATACCCTAAAACTAACCCTTGAGGTCCAGTTAAACCATTGTGCTCTTCATTAAAACCCAATTCATTTAAACACCGGCAAATCAAGTTCGCAAGAATCCTAATTTCTATTCCGATCCGCTTTTCTTTCACTATTTCCCCTCCTATTGTTAGGTTGCTAACATTATATACCAATGTCGAAAGATGTCAACGTTTATGCTTTTATTTTTAAACAATTTTTATTTTTACCCCTTATAATCTACAATATTATCAATTAAATAATTCAAAAGAAAAAGAACATCGGCCTGCCAGTACAATGTTCATCAGTTAAATAATTGGAACCCAACTGACCTAAGTTCTAATTTTAGTTGCACCAGCAATAACTTTTGTTGCTTTCGATAACTGCTAGGACTCATTTTAAACAATGCTTTAAAACTTTTAGAAAATGAACGTTGAGTATCATAACCACTAATCAATGCAATATCCTCATAAACAAGCATCCGCGCTGCCTCATTAAAACGACGTCGTTGAAGCTATTGATAAATTGTAATTCCTGCAATCATAGTAAACATTCGATACAAATGATATTTTAAGTAGCCAATTTCCTGTGCAATCGTAGTAAGTGTTAAATTTTCATCCTGTAGATGTTCTTCAATATAATCTATTACTTTATTAATTTGCTCTTCATTGTTCATTCTTATTTACTTCCCCTGCTCTAAGCATAGCACATTAGTTAATTTCATCTTGCACCATTCTTGCGCAATTAAAAAAGGCTACCAAAATAGCCTTTAAATCTTATCAATATTACTTATTTCTGTAATATTTTGATATGTGTATAAATACCCTAAAAAGCACCATGCTAATGTAGCTGATAAAGAATAAATATAGAATACCCCATAATCAGATAAACTACCAATAAATTCACTTAAAACGATCATAGCGAACATTTGAACAATAAAGTATATTTCTTTGCCGTGACTTTTTTTCAAAACATTAAAAATCATTAAAAGTGTCTTAAAGAAAAATACAACAAATAATATAAACCCAATTACCCCA encodes:
- a CDS encoding MarR family winged helix-turn-helix transcriptional regulator, with product MKEKRIGIEIRILANLICRCLNELGFNEEHNGLTGPQGLVLGYLYDHQDKDIFQKDIEATFNIRRSTATGLLQCLEGNGFVKRVSVDYDARLKKIVLTTKAHEFKELLESHIQKMEEILVKDLEPQEVDDLIRIIGKIKKNLE
- a CDS encoding AraC family transcriptional regulator encodes the protein MNNEEQINKVIDYIEEHLQDENLTLTTIAQEIGYLKYHLYRMFTMIAGITIYQ